A genome region from Schistocerca americana isolate TAMUIC-IGC-003095 chromosome 1, iqSchAmer2.1, whole genome shotgun sequence includes the following:
- the LOC124621231 gene encoding uncharacterized protein LOC124621231 — protein sequence MQPACQFSVLHNCDDARGQHSEILLTGDLVYIGESYGIHRGRSMEDAFDVLGHLVPEVSIKILRMLDMKSLGSASKVCKHWRSLCYRDTTLKRRMKRFRELQVLKKKLRRVRKKLAYIKKEIAELGNNHSLKLVFMES from the exons ATGCAGCCGGCATGCCAGTTTTCTGTTCTCCACAACTGCGATGATGCAAGGGGGCAACACTCGGAGATTCTATTAACAGGAGATTTGGTATATAT CGGCGAGTCGTACGGGATACATCGTGGACGAAGCATGGAAGACGCGTTTGACGTTCTGGGGCATTTGGTACCCGAAGTATCTATCAAAATTCTGAG GATGCTGGATATGAAATCACTTGGGTCCGCAAGCAAGGTTTGCAAACACTGGAGGTCGTTATGCTATAGGGATACTACCCTGAAGCGAAGAATGAAAAGATTTAGGGAGCTGCAAGTACTGAAGAAGAAGCTGCGGAGAGTTAGAAAAAAACTCGCGTATATTAAGAAGGAAATAGCAGAATTAGGAAATAACCACAGCCTTAAACTAGTTTTTATGGAATCGTAG